GCAATCGCCGCGCGCGTCGCCGGCAAGCCGACGCGCCGCCGCAGCCGCGGCAGCATCCGTGCGATCTGCTGCGCCTCCGCTTCGTTTTCGGGCGCGCGCATCGCTTCGTCGGCGAGCGCGAGCGCCGCGTCGACGCGCTCGCAGCGTTCGAGCACGCGCACGCGCCGCCGCCGGCTGCCGGGCCATGCGCTCGATTCGTATGCGGCGAGCGCGCCGTCCCAATCCGCGCGGCGCTCGCATGCCTGCCCGATCGCGAACGACAGCTTCGCGCGCCGCGACGCGAGCCACGCATTCCCGCAGTCGATCGCGGCCGCGACCGCGACGAGGGGCGCGAGCGGCGCGTCTTTCGGCCAGCGCTCGAGTTGCTCGCGGCACGCGTGCAATTGCAGATAGGCATCGACGTCGCCGCGCCGCTGGAACACACGCGACGACGGTACGAGCGGGACCGTCTCGTACTGCAGCAGCCCGAGATCGGCGAGCACGAACTCCGACCAGTCCTGATGCAGATTGCCGAAGAACATCAGCCGCAGCCGGTTGCAGAGCGCATCGACCGTCACGCGCAGCACGCGATCGTCGATCGACGGCAGCCAGCGCGCCCAGGTTCGCTCGCCGTCGTGGACCGCGCGCAGCGCGTCGAGCCAGTCGGCCTTGCGGGGCGCGCCGCTCGCGGGCGTGTCGGGAAACGCGTCGCGCAGCTCGGGCTTCGTCGCGAGCGCGAACAGTTCGTCGAGCGCGAGCGCCGGCTCCGGATCGACCCAGCCAAGTTCGACGAGCGGCGCCGCGGCCGCGAGCGGGCAGCCGATCTCGTCGTAGACGAGCTTGCTCGCGCGAAAGATCGGCCCCTTGCGCATCAGCATCCGCACGAGCAGCGCGCGCGACGCGCGCGGCAGCCGGCGGAACGCGGCGACGAACGCGTGCTCGCCGGCGTCGAGCACGTCGTCGTAACGCTCGACGAGCCACGCGAGCGCTCGCTCGAAATTCGACAGGTAATAGAACGCGGAAGGAGACGACGGATCGGGCGGCACGGGATTCGGCGGTTACGGGCGGTCGATGGTGCATCCCCAATTACGGGGGCGGCAAACCGTGACCAGACGAGTCATCCGCAAATGATAGCGCACGGTTGGCCGGTCGCTTTGCGACGGTGGCCGGCACGTTCGCGCGTGGCGTGAACCGTCATAGCCGCGCTCACGTGTGGTGGGCGGCGCGCTTCGTGGTCCGATGCCGGTCGCACTGCGATTGCCGCGGCCCGCGTGTGTTCGCGTATCGCATGCGCGATTCGGCATGCGTCGGAATTCGGCACGACGACACTCGACAATCGCGACGATCGCGACGCTCGCGTGCAATCACGGCAAGCTGTATTTCCGCTTCCGTGTCGCGCGAGCGCTGGCGTGATCGCCTTCCTTCAAGCGACAAACCGCATGCATTCTTCCATCGAAACAATCGCAGCGAGCATGTCACAGCGCGCGCCTATCGGCCCTCGCCATCCGCGCTCATCGGTCGCGCGCCGCGAGCGCCGCCCTGCTCCGGATTGGCGAAAACCCGCCGCCGACGCCACGCCGCGGAACACCCCGCACGGCACGCTCAAAAGCCCGTGCTGCACCCGACGGCATTGCCCGCCCCGCTCGCGCACGTGACGCCGGGCACGGGCTTTTCGATCACGATTTCCGGGCGGCCCGGCACGCCCGGCGAGCTGGCCCGACCCGGCCACTTGCCGCGCGGATCGTGGGGCGAATCGAGCAAACGCTGCGCGGCGCGGTCTTCTTCCGCGAGCCGTTGGCGTCGCTCGGCCGCCCCGAGCTCGTCGGCGAAATTGACGGCGCCCGCCCCGCTCCGCCGCTTCGCTTCGAACGATGGCGGCGCGCCTTTCGCATCGCCGAACACCGACGTCACGGGCGACCGGTAGCTCGACGCATCGGCGGCCGAGCGATTGATCTCTTTCGCGGCGAACGTGTGCGGCGACACGTCGGCCACGTCGAACGGGTTCCGTCCGCCGGCCCAGCTCGCCGTCGCCTGAACGACGATCAGCGATGCGAAAGACCAATTGAACACGAGCGACAACTTATTCATTCACTGACAACGACATCGGCAACAAAGCGCGCCACTATACCAGCCGATTCGCCGGATTCCGCGATTGCCCCTGCCCTCGCTGCACCAACGTAAAAATGTCGGACGCCAAAACGTCTTTCAAGCGCACGCGATCAAACAGGCAATGAACAGGCGATCGATTTCGTCTGCCCGCATCGATTGCGCCGCGCCCGCAAAAACGATTGAGTGCGCGCCGCCGATGTGATTCCATTCGGAGGCGAGCGTCGACGCGCCCGCCCGACAATCACGACAATCATTCCGAGGACACCCCAGATGGAGACGATCGCCGTAATCGGCAGCAACATGGTCGATCTCGTGACCTATATCACGCGAATGCCGGCCGACGGAGAAACGCTCGAAGCGCCGAACTTCGAGATTGGCTGCGGCGGCAAGGGCGCGAACCAGGCGGTCGCCGCGTCGAAGCTCGGCGCACGTGTCGTGATGGTGTCGAAGGTCGGCGACGATCTGTTCGCCGACAACACGTTGCGCAACTTCGAGCGCGTCGGCATCGATACCGAGCACGTGCGCCGCGTGCCCGGCGTATCGAGCGGCGTCGCGCCGATTTTCGTGAGCCCCGATTCGCGCAACCGAATCCTGATCGTCAAGGGCGCGAACCTGCATCTGAGGCCGGCCGACATCGACGCGGCGGCCGCGAAGATCGAAGCGAGCCGCCTCGTCGTGCTGCAACTCGAGATCGACATCGACACTGTCAACTATGCGATCGATTTCGCCGCCGCGCGCGGCATCCCGGTGCTGCTGAATCCCGCGCCCGGCGTCCCCGGCCTCGACTTCGCGCGGCTCGCCAAGCTCGAATTCCTCGTGCCGAACGAGACCGAGCTCGCGCTCGTGTCGGGCATGTCGACCGACACGCTCGATGCGGTCACGCGTGCGGCGAGCTCGCTCGTCAAGCGCGGGTTGAAGAACGTGCTCGTCACGCTGGGCGACAAAGGCTCGCTGCTCGTGTCGCGTGCGGGAATCGTGCGCGTGCCGTCCATCGCGGTCGATGCGCGCGACACGACGGGCGCGGGCGACGCGTACATCGGCTGCTTCGCGCGCCACTACGTCGCGACGGGCGACGTGCCCGCCGCGATGCGGCTCGCATCCGCCTATGCCGCGCATTCGGTGACGGGCTTCGGCACGCAGAAATCGTACGCGGACGCGGCGACGTTCGAGCGCTTCCTGCAAACGGTCGGCTTCGACGCGGCGTCGAGCACGGCATCATCCGCGAGCCGCAAGCCGCCCGTCAGCCGATGAGCGTCTTCCGATAAAGCGCGAGCATCGCGTCCGCATCGACGCCGACGCACACGTCGCGCGGCGGCCGCCCGTCCCAGTCCGGCGCGGGCACGCTCATCGCCGCCGGCTTCTGGATCGTCTCGCCGGCCGCGATGCCGCTCGTCAGCACGCGCACCGGGCCCGTGCGCGTCTTGTACAGATGCGGCGCGACCACGTATGCGACCGCCGACGAATCGTGCACGTAGATGCCCGCGAGCCCGGCGCTCGCGCGATGAAACGCTTCGTAATGGCGCGACACGTCCCACACGAAGCGGCCTGCGTCGCCCGCATCGTCGCGCAGCGCGGCAAGATACTCGGTCGTCATGATCGTGTTCTGCGTGACGTCGAGCCCGACGATCGCGAGCGGCCACGACGCCGACATCACGATGTCCGCCGCGTCGGGATCGCCTGCGATGTTCGCCTCGGCGGCGGGCGACACGTTGCCGAGCACGCCCGCGGTGCCGAACGCACCGCCCATGATGACGACCTGCTTGACGAGCGTTGCGACCTCGGGATCCTCGGCAAGCACGTGGGCGAGATTCGTCAGCGGACCGACCGCGAGCAGCGTGACTTCGTGCGGATGTGCGCGCACCGTGTCGATGATGAAGCGATGCGCGGGCCGCGCATCGAGGTTCGGCGCGTGCGCGACGTCGACGGACAGGCTGAGGCCCGTGTTGCCGAGGCCGTCGTCGCCGTGGATGCCGCCGAGCGGCTCGGGCGCCGGCCGCCGCAGCGGCGCCGCCGCGCCGCGCGCGACGGGCACGCCGGGTGCGAAGCGGCCCGCGAGATAGAGCGCGTTGCGGGTCGTCGTGTCGATCGTCGCGTTGCCGAACACGCTCGTCACGCCGATCAGTTCGATGTCCGGATGAAGCACCTGGAACACGAGCGCCATCGAATCGTCGACGCCCGGGTCCGTGTCATAGATGATCTTGTGCAGGCTCATGGGTATCCCGTGGTGGGCGCGGCACGAAGCCGCCGCGCGATGGCTCGGAAGCGTCGAATGATACCCGCGCCGCCGCTTCGCTGCGCGCCGGTCTTGCATCGCGTGAGGCGTCGTTCGCGCTCGCGCCGCGATTCGCGTGATCACCGCTGCGATGCATCGATCGCTCCCGCCGCTGCAATGGCGATGGCCGTCGCCTGCCGCGCTCACCGAGCGAGCCGATCTCGTCGTGCTCGCCGTGCTCGCGGTGCGGCCCGATCTGTCGATTCCGTGGCTCGACGACGATGGACGCCTGCCCGTCATCGCGATCGCGGCTACGAGAATCCGGCGATTCTCGACATGTTGCCGCGAATCGACGCCGATTGCACGCCGTCGATGCCCGTCGGGTCGTTCGTGCTCCTGAGCGCGATGGCGCTCGCATGTCGCCGGAGCCGGCGCGAAGACGAATATCGACGACGGATCGCGCGGCTCGAGGAGCGGATGAGACGCAGCGCGCGCTCGACGACGCGAAGATGCTGCCGATGCGAACGCACGGGATCACGGGATCAGAGAAGAAACAGCTTATCGGCAAATCAAGCGGCAGGCGATGAAAAAGCGCATCGCCGCGCGTCGGCTCGCCGCGCAGATCGAGCAGGCCCGCGCGCTGCCGAGTCGGCCCGACTGGACGGGTCGCGGCTCATGCGCGCGCGTGTTCGCCCGAGTTCCCCGGCCGCACGAGGCCGAGATGATCGCGCAGCGTCGTCCCTTCGTATTCGGTCCGGAAGATTCCGCGCCGCTGCAGGATCGGCACGACGCCATCGACAAAATCCTGCAGGCCGCCCGG
This genomic stretch from Burkholderia oklahomensis C6786 harbors:
- a CDS encoding nucleoside hydrolase codes for the protein MSLHKIIYDTDPGVDDSMALVFQVLHPDIELIGVTSVFGNATIDTTTRNALYLAGRFAPGVPVARGAAAPLRRPAPEPLGGIHGDDGLGNTGLSLSVDVAHAPNLDARPAHRFIIDTVRAHPHEVTLLAVGPLTNLAHVLAEDPEVATLVKQVVIMGGAFGTAGVLGNVSPAAEANIAGDPDAADIVMSASWPLAIVGLDVTQNTIMTTEYLAALRDDAGDAGRFVWDVSRHYEAFHRASAGLAGIYVHDSSAVAYVVAPHLYKTRTGPVRVLTSGIAAGETIQKPAAMSVPAPDWDGRPPRDVCVGVDADAMLALYRKTLIG
- a CDS encoding VRR-NUC domain-containing protein, translated to MPPDPSSPSAFYYLSNFERALAWLVERYDDVLDAGEHAFVAAFRRLPRASRALLVRMLMRKGPIFRASKLVYDEIGCPLAAAAPLVELGWVDPEPALALDELFALATKPELRDAFPDTPASGAPRKADWLDALRAVHDGERTWARWLPSIDDRVLRVTVDALCNRLRLMFFGNLHQDWSEFVLADLGLLQYETVPLVPSSRVFQRRGDVDAYLQLHACREQLERWPKDAPLAPLVAVAAAIDCGNAWLASRRAKLSFAIGQACERRADWDGALAAYESSAWPGSRRRRVRVLERCERVDAALALADEAMRAPENEAEAQQIARMLPRLRRRVGLPATRAAIAASARAIPRDCVELARPGAPYPVEYVARDHLSRADAPVFYVENALINSLFGLLCWEPVFAAVPGAFFHPFQRGPADLHAPDFRARRAAQFDACLAQLDGPQYRDTIRRHYAQKMGVQSPFVFWGALDDALLEHALACLPAEHLRLWFERLLDDVRGNRSGLPDLVRFWPDARRYELIEVKGPGDRLQDNQIRWLDYCMRHRMPVRVLDVRWAGDAHAPHDEEALA
- the rbsK gene encoding ribokinase, producing the protein METIAVIGSNMVDLVTYITRMPADGETLEAPNFEIGCGGKGANQAVAASKLGARVVMVSKVGDDLFADNTLRNFERVGIDTEHVRRVPGVSSGVAPIFVSPDSRNRILIVKGANLHLRPADIDAAAAKIEASRLVVLQLEIDIDTVNYAIDFAAARGIPVLLNPAPGVPGLDFARLAKLEFLVPNETELALVSGMSTDTLDAVTRAASSLVKRGLKNVLVTLGDKGSLLVSRAGIVRVPSIAVDARDTTGAGDAYIGCFARHYVATGDVPAAMRLASAYAAHSVTGFGTQKSYADAATFERFLQTVGFDAASSTASSASRKPPVSR